In a genomic window of Phalacrocorax aristotelis chromosome 8, bGulAri2.1, whole genome shotgun sequence:
- the ARSI gene encoding arylsulfatase I, whose product MAVYALTGFSLVSLLSFGYLSWDWMKPSLVADVAMDPMQKSLPPAFTRPPHIIFILTDDQGYHDVGYHGSDIQTPTLDRLAAEGVKLENYYIQPICTPSRSQLITGRYQIHTGLQHSIIRPRQPNCLPLDQVTLPQKLQEAGYSTHMVGKWHLGFYKKECLPTRRGFDTFLGSLTGNVDYYTYDNCDGPGVCGYDLHEGEDVAWDQSGKYSTFLYTQRVSKILASHSPKEPIFIYVAFQAVHTPLQSPKEYIYRYRSMGNVARRKYAAMVTCMDEAVKNITWALKKYGYYENSVIVFSTDNGGQTFSGGSNWPLRGRKGTYWEGGVRGIGFVHSPLIKRKRRTSWALVHITDWYPTLVSLARGNLSNVPGLDGYNVWPVISEGKESPRTEILHNIDPLYNHAKYGSLEDGFGIWNTAVQASIRVGEWKLLTGDPGYSDWIPPQTLTNFPGSWWNLERLTDGLRKSVWLFNITADPYERYDLSDQRPDVVRTLLMRLVHYNRTAIPVRYPAENPRAHPDFNGGAWGPWASEDDVEEWEGGGEPLKSRNKKKKCKICKLRSFFRKLNTRLMSNRI is encoded by the exons ATGGCCGTCTATGCCCTCACGGGCTTCTCGCTCGTCAGCCTGCTCAGCTTTGGCTATTTATCCTGGGACTGGATGAAGCCCAGTTTGGTGGCTGACGTGGCCATGGACCCCATGCAGAAGTCGTTGCCTCCTGCCTTCACCAGGCCACCCCACATCATCTTCATTCTGACTGATGACCAGGGCTACCACGACGTCGGGTATCATGGCTCAGATATCCAGACACCAACGCTGGacaggctggcagcagagggTGTTAAGCTGGAGAACTACTACATCCAGCCCATCTGCACCCCCTCCCGGAGCCAGCTGATAACTGGCAG GTACCAAATCCACACAGGGCTGCAGCACTCCATCATCCGCCCTCGGCAGCCCAACTGCCTGCCCCTCGACCAGGTCACCCtgccccagaagctgcaggaagCCGGCTACTCCACACACATGGTGGGCAAGTGGCACCTTGGCTTCTACAAGAAGGAATGCCTGCCCACCCGCCGGGGCTTTGACACCTTCCTAGGCTCCCTGACGGGTAATGTAGACTACTATACCTACGACAACTGTGATGGTCCAGGCGTCTGTGGCTACGACCTGCATGAAGGGGAGGACGTGGCTTGGGACCAGAGTGGGAAGTACTCCACCTTCCTCTACACCCAGCGTGTCAGCAAGATCCTGGCATCCCACAGCCCCAAGGAACCCATCTTCATCTATGTGGCCTTCCAAGCGGTCCACACGCCTCTGCAGTCACCCAAGGAGTACATCTACCGCTACCGCTCCATGGGCAACGTTGCTCGCCGCAAGTACGCTGCCATGGTGACATGCATGGACGAGGCGGTGAAGAACATCACCTGGGCCCTCAAGAAGTACGGTTATTATGAAAACAGCGTGATTGTGTTCTCCACTGACAACGGCGGGCAGACCTTCTCCGGGGGAAGCAACTGGCCACTACGGGGCCGCAAAGGGACATACTGGGAAGGGGGAGTTCGTGGCATTGGTTTTGTCCACAGTCCCCTGATCAAGCGCAAGCGCCGGACCAGCTGGGCACTGGTTCACATCACAGACTGGTACCCTACTCTGGTCAGCCTGGCCAGGGGCAACCTGAGCAACGTCCCAGGCTTGGATGGCTACAACGTCTGGCCTGTCATCAGCGAGGGCAAGGAGTCACCACGAACCGAAATCCTGCACAACATCGACCCCCTGTACAACCACGCCAAGTACGGCTCCTTGGAGGATGGTTTTGGCATCTGGAACACAGCTGTGCAAGCCTCCATCCGAGTCGGGGAGTGGAAGCTCCTCACTGGTGACCCAGGGTACAGCGACTGGATCCCCCCTCAGACCCTGACCAACTTCCCGGGGAGCTGGTGGAACCTGGAGCGTCTCACTGATGGCCTGAGGAAGTCCGTGTGGCTCTTCAACATCACTGCCGACCCCTATGAGCGCTACGACCTCTCAGACCAGCGCCCAGATGTGGTCAGGACCCTCCTGATGAGGTTGGTGCATTACAACCGGACGGCTATCCCAGTGCGGTATCCTGCGGAGAATCCCCGGGCTCACCCGGACTTCAACGGCGGCGCCTGGGGACCTTGGGCCAGCGAGGACGATGTGGAAGAGTGGGAAGGTGGCGGGGAGCCCCTGAAGAGTAGGAACAAGAAGAAGAAGTGCAAGATCTGCAAGCTGCGCTCCTTCTTCCGCAAGCTGAACACCAGGCTCATGTCCAACCGCATCTGA